In Dryobates pubescens isolate bDryPub1 chromosome 19, bDryPub1.pri, whole genome shotgun sequence, the following are encoded in one genomic region:
- the SDR42E1 gene encoding short-chain dehydrogenase/reductase family 42E member 1 has translation MRMGPENTAKETVLITGGGGYFGFRLGCAMYQKGVDVILFDVVKPRQTVPEGIKFRQGDVCCLSEVEEAFSDVICVFHLASYGMSGREQLNRKLIEDINVKGTENVIRACKSTGVSSLVYTSTYNVIFGGQVIENGDESLPYLPLHLHPDHYSRTKSVAEMKVLEANGAELGNGKGVLRTCALRPAGIYGPGEQRHLPRIVSYIERGLFKFVYGDPQSLVEFVHVDNLVQAHILASEALKANKKHIAAGQAYFISDGRPVNNFEFFRPLVEGLGYKFPTCRLPLSIVYFFAFLTEVVHFLVGHVYNFQPLLTRTEVYKTGVTHYFSMEKARKELGYEPQQYSLNEVVEWFRSQGCGPKPRKYSIVHLARDGGLLFLLIAVMVSWLSSTVTFSL, from the exons ATGAGGATGGGACCAGAAAATACTGCCAAGGAAACAGTCCTCATTACTGGAGGAGGTGGTTACTTTGGCTTCCG TTTAGGTTGTGCCATGTACCAAAAGGGAGTTGATGTGATTCTCTTTGATGTTGTGAAGCCACGTCAAACTGTGCCAGAGGGAATAAAGTTCAGGCAAGGGGATGTCTGTTGCCTGTCTGAAGTGGAAGAGGCTTTTAGCGATGTAATCTGTGTATTCCATCTCGCTTCCTATGGAATGTCTGGTAGGGAGCAGCTGAACCGGAAACTGATAGAAGACATTAATgtgaaaggaacagaaaatgtCATCCGAGCCTGCAAGAGCACAGGAGTGTCGAGTCTGGTTTACACAAGTACATATAatgtgatctttggaggtcagGTTATAGAAAATGGGGATGAATCTCTGCCCTACCTACCTCTTCACCTTCATCCAGACCACTACTCCCGGACCAAATCTGTAGCTgaaatgaaggtgctggaggcaaATGGTGCTGAGCTTGGAAATGGCAAAGGTGTATTAAGGACTTGTGCTCTCCGACCAGCAGGCATCTATGGACCTGGAGAACAAAGACATCTTCCAAGAATAGTTAGCTACATTGAAAGGGGACTGTTCAAATTTGTATATGGAGATCCACAGAGTCTAGTAGAATTTGTACATGTAGACAATCTAGTTCAGGCTCACATTCTTGCCTCTGAGGCCCTCAAAGCTAACAAAAAGCACATAGCTGCAGGCCAAGCCTACTTTATTTCAGATGGCAGGCCTGTAAATAACTTTGAATTTTTCCGACCCTTAGTGGAAGGTTTGGGTTACAAGTTCCCAACCTGTCGCCTGCCTCTTTCCATTGTCTACTTTTTTGCATTCCTTACTGAAGTAGTTCATTTTCTGGTAGGACATGTTTATaattttcagcctctcctcactcgCACAGAGGTTTACAAAACAGGTGTCACACATTATTTTAGTATGGAGAAGGCCAGAAAGGAGCTGGGGTATGAGCCTCAGCAGTACAGCCTGAATGAAGTGGTTGAGTGGTTTAGATCTCAGGGCTGTGGACCAAAGCCAAGAAAGTACAGCATTGTGCATCTTGCTAGAGATGGCGGATTGCTCTTCCTGCTGATTGCTGTGATGGTCTCATGGCTTTCTTCCACAGTTACATTTTCACTCTGA